ATACATAAAAGATGTAATGACGACATAGAAAAGAAATGTAATGGTAATAACAAatgcatatatttttttgaatatgAACTTCGAAAAAAAACACAATCTTTTCGAAATAAGAATAGTATAGAAATAAGTGAATGTGTAGAATCGGAACAGAACGAAGTAAAAACATCTACGACTTGTTTATTAAGTAATAGTTTTATTTTAGATGAAGCATTTATTcaatatttcttttttattaagaATAAGAATGAGGAACCTGTTATTTGTAAAGATggtaatataaatattaaaagtgCACTTTTACATTCTCCCTTTTgtgaaataaaattaaaagatatatcagaatatattagaaaaaaatgtgataataataaagaatgTTTAATAGATCCATTAGATGTACAGAAAactttattaaatgaagaagatccatgttatattaataattcttatGTGTCAGTTAATGTTGTATGtaataaagaagaagaaattGGAGATGAAAGTACCGAGTCTAGTTCAATGAAAATTCAAGATTCTGTATTTAATGAACAAGATGAAAATGTTAAAGGAATGGGTGGTTCATCACAAGAAATGAATTCTAATAAGGAccaaaataaaaatcaaGATAATGAAAGTGATGATgatgttaataataataataatgatgatcAAGATGAACAAGGTAATGATGGTGATGTGATTACCTCTTCtatgaataaaaatgaagataacAAAGATTTAGAACATGGTTCTTCAAATgatgttaataataatacagACACACttgttaataataaagaaaataaagaacttgtattaaaagaaaaatcaAGTTTAACATctaaaattaataaagaattagCACATAGAACCGctctttttaataaattagctgataatatatcattattattgaataaaaaatatgattcGTTCGAAATTAAAGATGTATTAGAAGATAGATATAATGAAATGAAACGTGATACAAATCCAGATgtatattacatttatttaatgGACACATTAgatattgaaaaaatagaagatataaatttaGAAGAAGTTAAAATGTCATTATTAGCTTTCTTAAAAGAAACaatgaataaaatagatacaatagaaaagaaaattgaagaattcaaaaataaatatatttcattatataataaagtaAAAACTACAATGCCAGAACTTTTCGATTTAAATGAAGATttagtattattatataatgatttCCCTTTCGATAATGGCATGATATCATCCgatattttctttaaatattatcCAAGTGAAGAAATTATGGATCATGAGGAAATGGTAAAAAAGGGTTTTATAACGGAAGATGAATTAAGAATTGTTAATGACCTTGAACCATTAGATAATTatagaagaagaaaaagaattacagaattaagaaaaattcttgttgaaaaattaagaattttatatttagaAAAGAATAACTTATTTAATACACAAGCTAGTTGTATCAAATCGTATTGTTACAAAAACCCATTGAATCTAAGAACACTAGAAGTattattaaagaaaaattattatagattaaaagaaaataaagattATGATGTTGTATCAAGTATTATACAACATCTTGATAATGTTGATGCaaacaagaaaaataaatggCTTACACATAAAAGAATActtaaaaaattacaagTACTTATAGCTGAAggatataaaagaataaacgaaaaagaaaaagatattGATAGAAGAATGGCCGTATATAATGCTCTATATGAAAAAGCACAATCTTataatttacaaaaattatttaatgataGTAATGATTTCTTAAAGAAATATGCTATAATGGGTAATTCTTTTGATGATGGAGATGAAGTATTCGGAAGCCAATCATCCAactttaatatttttgatagtaataataacactgatcataataatgaaCAAGAACAACCAAAACAAGACGATAAACtagtaaataataataatgatgatgtCGTATCAGAATCCAATAAcgaaaataaagataaaacAAGCGACGATGCAACTCACAAAGAGACAGAAGAAAAATCAGATCAAGAACCTTCAGAAAATATTCAAGAAGATAATAGtgatgaaaaaaaacatCAAGAAAATGACGAAAATGTAGAACCAATTGAAACAGACAGTAACGTTTCTGAAGAAGCTAATGACGAAAATAAAGACAATATGCAAACAACAACTGATGAAGGAAGTGAAGAATTACAAcaaaatgatgaagatgCTGAATCGCAAACAAAGGAAAATTTAAAATCGGAAGAAcaagaaaatgaagattCAACAGATGCTGAAGCTATTGAGAAAGAAGAAGTAGAAACagaagaaaaagatgaaCAAAAAGATGAACAAAAAGATGAACAAAAAGATGAACAAAAAGACGAACAAAAAGAACaagatgaagaagaagatgacgaaaaagaaaataaagataaatcAAGTGAAACAACCAACGAAACAGTAACTAACcttgaagaaaataaaaatgaagtaAAAGGTGAAGAACACCTACAAGCATCAGAACAAGCAATACAAGCATCTGATTCATCCCAaaaagatgataataaagaaaCAGAAGATAAAGAAGAATATGTAAATGCAAATGATGATGAATCTAGTGAAGAAGATACGACTACAAATGAAACAAACAAAACTGTTAATGGCAGTTCATTT
This is a stretch of genomic DNA from Plasmodium reichenowi strain SY57 chromosome 14, whole genome shotgun sequence. It encodes these proteins:
- a CDS encoding surface protein P113, putative codes for the protein MKIPFFILHILLLQFLLCLIRCYVHNDVIKFGEENSLKCSQGNLYVLHCEVQCLNGNNEIIHKRCNDDIEKKCNGNNKCIYFFEYELRKKTQSFRNKNSIEISECVESEQNEVKTSTTCLLSNSFILDEAFIQYFFFIKNKNEEPVICKDGNINIKSALLHSPFCEIKLKDISEYIRKKCDNNKECLIDPLDVQKTLLNEEDPCYINNSYVSVNVVCNKEEEIGDESTESSSMKIQDSVFNEQDENVKGMGGSSQEMNSNKDQNKNQDNESDDDVNNNNNDDQDEQGNDGDVITSSMNKNEDNKDLEHGSSNDVNNNTDTLVNNKENKELVLKEKSSLTSKINKELAHRTALFNKLADNISLLLNKKYDSFEIKDVLEDRYNEMKRDTNPDVYYIYLMDTLDIEKIEDINLEEVKMSLLAFLKETMNKIDTIEKKIEEFKNKYISLYNKVKTTMPELFDLNEDLVLLYNDFPFDNGMISSDIFFKYYPSEEIMDHEEMVKKGFITEDELRIVNDLEPLDNYRRRKRITELRKILVEKLRILYLEKNNLFNTQASCIKSYCYKNPLNLRTLEVLLKKNYYRLKENKDYDVVSSIIQHLDNVDANKKNKWLTHKRILKKLQVLIAEGYKRINEKEKDIDRRMAVYNALYEKAQSYNLQKLFNDSNDFLKKYAIMGNSFDDGDEVFGSQSSNFNIFDSNNNTDHNNEQEQPKQDDKLVNNNNDDVVSESNNENKDKTSDDATHKETEEKSDQEPSENIQEDNSDEKKHQENDENVEPIETDSNVSEEANDENKDNMQTTTDEGSEELQQNDEDAESQTKENLKSEEQENEDSTDAEAIEKEEVETEEKDEQKDEQKDEQKDEQKDEQKEQDEEEDDEKENKDKSSETTNETVTNLEENKNEVKGEEHLQASEQAIQASDSSQKDDNKETEDKEEYVNANDDESSEEDTTTNETNKTVNGSSFFFAMSNALLVILLFLFIEFL